In Arthrobacter ramosus, one DNA window encodes the following:
- a CDS encoding S8 family serine peptidase yields MTSPHGWRRRTASAALAAMLAGGSLAGALLTAPSAFADSWRDKEYWLNEYGISAAWQVSKGAGVKVAIIDSGVDGQHPDLKGAVVGGTDASGAGDPNGQKSIGAKPEHGTLVATLLAGRGHASASPSTAPSSPSPTSSSSPGSSVGPDGIVGVAPEAEILSVSAWLGSPNPAGKTDQEQIPEAVRWAVDNGAKVINISLGSTSPDWPQSWDAAFLYAEQKDVVIVAAAGNRIGGNVQVGAPATIPGVLTVAGLDRNRTASVDASSQGISIGVSAPAEKLVGGLPGGSYEDWAGTSGSAPIVSGVAALIRSKWPDMSAKQVINRIVSTAVDAGAPGKDPIYGYGILNAEAALKADVPEVASNPVGSIAEWIRVHRRGDLSSPTPQSTSKPSIPAATLADPTVPAAKAPSQADTAVPAAVVIGFGSLFVAIVAGASVQLRRSYRASPELPDEPATGVVDVVDPSGPK; encoded by the coding sequence ATGACATCGCCACACGGTTGGCGCCGCCGGACAGCATCGGCCGCGCTGGCCGCCATGCTGGCCGGGGGAAGCCTTGCAGGGGCCCTGCTCACTGCCCCTTCGGCGTTCGCCGACTCTTGGCGGGACAAGGAATACTGGCTCAACGAGTACGGCATTTCCGCAGCCTGGCAGGTATCAAAGGGCGCGGGGGTGAAAGTCGCGATCATCGACAGCGGGGTGGACGGGCAACACCCCGACCTCAAGGGTGCGGTGGTCGGCGGAACCGACGCTTCCGGTGCGGGCGATCCGAACGGACAGAAGAGCATCGGGGCCAAACCCGAGCACGGGACCCTCGTCGCAACTCTCCTGGCAGGGCGCGGACACGCTTCGGCCAGTCCATCGACCGCTCCCTCGTCTCCGTCGCCGACGTCGTCTTCGTCGCCCGGTTCCAGTGTTGGCCCGGACGGAATCGTCGGCGTCGCCCCCGAGGCCGAGATCTTGTCCGTCTCCGCTTGGCTCGGTTCGCCGAATCCCGCGGGCAAGACGGACCAGGAACAGATTCCCGAAGCTGTTCGATGGGCAGTGGACAACGGCGCCAAGGTCATCAATATTTCCCTCGGCAGCACCTCGCCTGATTGGCCCCAAAGCTGGGACGCGGCGTTCCTCTATGCCGAACAAAAGGACGTGGTGATCGTGGCTGCGGCAGGCAACCGGATCGGCGGAAACGTCCAGGTGGGCGCGCCCGCCACGATTCCGGGGGTACTGACCGTGGCAGGACTCGACCGGAACCGTACGGCCAGCGTCGATGCCTCTTCGCAGGGAATCAGCATCGGCGTCTCGGCACCGGCGGAAAAGCTGGTGGGTGGCCTGCCCGGGGGGAGCTATGAAGATTGGGCCGGCACGTCCGGCTCCGCGCCGATCGTCTCCGGCGTCGCGGCGCTTATCCGCTCGAAATGGCCGGATATGAGCGCCAAACAGGTCATCAACAGGATTGTGTCGACGGCCGTGGATGCAGGGGCGCCCGGCAAGGACCCCATCTATGGCTACGGCATCCTCAACGCCGAGGCGGCCCTGAAAGCCGATGTGCCCGAGGTGGCGAGCAATCCGGTGGGATCCATTGCTGAATGGATCCGGGTGCATCGGCGCGGGGACCTCAGCAGCCCCACGCCTCAGTCAACGTCGAAGCCGAGCATCCCCGCAGCCACCTTGGCGGATCCCACAGTTCCTGCGGCGAAGGCGCCCTCGCAGGCCGACACTGCGGTTCCGGCCGCGGTGGTCATCGGCTTTGGTTCGCTTTTCGTGGCGATCGTTGCGGGCGCCTCCGTCCAATTGAGGCGCTCCTACCGGGCCTCCCCGGAACTGCCCGACGAACCCGCGACCGGCGTGGTGGACGTCGTGGATCCGAGCGGCCCGAAATAG
- a CDS encoding NAD(P)/FAD-dependent oxidoreductase, whose amino-acid sequence MATTPELIDRPRVLVVGGGYVGLYVALKLQKKIANAGGIVTVVDPLPYMTYQPFLPEVAGGNIEARHAVISHRQHLKQTELIQGRVTSIDHQNRTAVVAPADGGEPFEIPYFDVVVAAGAITRTFPIKGLADEGIGLKTIEEAVALRNKVLERIELASTMTNAAERAKALTFVVVGGGFAGIECITEMEDLARAAVKNNSRVRQEEVRFVLVEAMGRIMPEVTAAQAEWVVEHLRSRGIEVLLNTSLDNAEGSLKLINLPDKTPAQEFEADTLVWTAGVQANPMIRSTDFPLEPRGRVRVLPDLRIAGDEGIIDNAWAAGDIAAVPDLTGSGLPDGTCVPNAQHALRQAKRLAKNLWASRWDKPMADYKHKNLGAVAGFGEWKGVANINILGRIGLKGGLAWLAHRGYHGLAIPTGERKVRVIFNWLLGMTMGRDTTQLLDLDNPRGAFVAAATPAPKPAAAPAPAAEPAEAKAPVTADAK is encoded by the coding sequence ATGGCAACCACCCCTGAGCTCATTGACCGTCCCCGTGTTCTCGTTGTCGGCGGCGGATACGTCGGCCTGTACGTAGCACTCAAGCTGCAGAAGAAGATCGCGAACGCCGGCGGCATCGTCACCGTCGTTGATCCCCTTCCCTACATGACCTACCAGCCCTTCCTCCCCGAAGTGGCCGGCGGCAACATCGAGGCACGCCACGCCGTCATCTCGCACCGCCAGCACCTCAAGCAGACGGAACTCATCCAGGGCCGCGTCACCAGCATCGACCACCAGAACCGCACCGCCGTTGTTGCTCCGGCCGACGGTGGAGAGCCTTTCGAGATCCCGTACTTCGACGTCGTGGTTGCCGCCGGCGCCATTACCCGCACCTTCCCCATCAAGGGCCTCGCTGACGAAGGCATTGGCCTGAAGACCATCGAAGAAGCGGTCGCCCTGCGAAACAAGGTCCTTGAACGCATCGAGCTCGCCTCTACGATGACGAACGCCGCCGAGCGCGCGAAGGCCCTGACCTTCGTGGTCGTGGGTGGCGGTTTCGCCGGTATCGAGTGCATCACCGAGATGGAAGACCTCGCCCGCGCTGCCGTCAAGAACAACTCGCGCGTCCGCCAGGAAGAAGTCCGCTTCGTTCTTGTCGAAGCCATGGGCCGCATCATGCCCGAGGTCACCGCAGCCCAGGCCGAGTGGGTTGTTGAACACCTGCGCAGCCGCGGCATCGAGGTCCTGCTCAACACCTCCCTCGACAACGCAGAGGGCAGCCTTAAGCTCATCAACCTGCCGGACAAGACCCCTGCCCAGGAGTTCGAAGCCGACACCCTCGTGTGGACGGCCGGCGTGCAGGCCAACCCGATGATCCGCTCCACCGATTTCCCGCTCGAGCCGCGCGGACGTGTCCGTGTCCTCCCGGACCTGCGCATTGCAGGCGACGAAGGCATCATCGACAACGCCTGGGCGGCCGGCGATATCGCTGCCGTTCCGGACCTCACCGGCAGCGGCCTGCCGGACGGCACCTGCGTTCCCAATGCCCAGCACGCACTGCGCCAGGCCAAGCGGCTCGCCAAGAACCTGTGGGCCTCCCGCTGGGACAAGCCCATGGCCGACTACAAGCACAAGAACCTCGGTGCGGTTGCCGGCTTCGGCGAATGGAAGGGCGTTGCCAACATCAACATCCTGGGCCGTATCGGCCTCAAGGGCGGACTCGCATGGCTGGCCCACCGCGGCTACCACGGCTTGGCCATCCCCACCGGTGAGCGCAAGGTCCGCGTGATCTTCAACTGGCTCCTGGGCATGACCATGGGCCGCGACACCACCCAGCTCCTGGACCTCGACAACCCGCGCGGAGCCTTCGTGGCCGCGGCCACCCCGGCTCCCAAGCCGGCCGCCGCACCCGCGCCGGCCGCCGAGCCCGCTGAGGCCAAGGCTCCGGTCACGGCTGACGCCAAGTAG